The Burkholderia mayonis genome window below encodes:
- the paaN gene encoding phenylacetic acid degradation protein PaaN yields the protein MTHPLFAKHEDTLKHALSTIETRGYWSPFAEMPSPKVYGESANADGEAAFKAQLDKPFELNQPASGGTVGAEQSPYGFALGIRYPKSSPDELIDAAAQAQRGWREAGPHAWAGVCIEILARLNRASFEIAYGVMHTTGQAFMMAFQAGGPHAQDRALEAVAYAWQELQRIPVDAHWEKPQGKNPPLAMHKRYTIVPRGTGLVLGCCTFPTWNGYPGMFADLATGNTVIIKPHPGAILPLAITVRIARDVLREAGFDPNIVTLLATEGNDGALVQDLALRPEIKLIDFTGSSKNGTWLERNAHQAQVYTEKAGVNQIVIDSVDDLKAAVKNIAFSLALYSGQMCTAPQNIYVPRDGIRTAEGHVSFDDVAQAIAGAVQKLTGDPARSVDLIGALQNEGVAARIDDARKLGRVLTDSQALEHPVFKDARVRTPLVLQLDVADRAKYTQEWFGPISFVIATDSTAQSLDLAGSIAAEHGALTLSVYSTDDAIVEAAHEAAVRGGVALSINLTGGVFVNQSAAFSDFHGTGANPAANASLADAAFVANRFRVVQSRHHVAPKSAPAEAGQTA from the coding sequence ATGACCCATCCTCTGTTTGCGAAGCATGAAGACACGCTGAAGCACGCGCTCTCCACGATCGAAACGCGCGGCTACTGGAGCCCGTTCGCCGAGATGCCGAGCCCCAAAGTGTACGGGGAAAGCGCCAATGCAGACGGTGAAGCAGCATTCAAAGCCCAGCTCGACAAACCCTTCGAGCTCAACCAGCCCGCCTCGGGCGGAACGGTCGGCGCCGAGCAGTCGCCGTACGGCTTCGCGCTCGGCATCCGCTATCCGAAATCGTCACCCGACGAACTGATCGACGCCGCCGCGCAAGCGCAGCGCGGGTGGCGCGAGGCCGGGCCGCACGCCTGGGCCGGCGTGTGCATCGAAATCCTCGCCCGGCTGAATCGCGCGAGCTTCGAAATCGCGTACGGCGTCATGCACACGACCGGACAGGCGTTCATGATGGCGTTCCAGGCGGGCGGGCCGCATGCGCAGGACCGCGCACTCGAAGCCGTCGCATACGCATGGCAGGAACTGCAGCGCATCCCCGTCGATGCGCACTGGGAAAAACCGCAAGGCAAGAACCCGCCGCTCGCGATGCACAAGCGCTACACAATCGTGCCGCGCGGCACGGGCCTCGTGCTCGGTTGCTGCACGTTCCCGACCTGGAACGGCTATCCGGGCATGTTCGCCGACCTCGCCACCGGCAATACGGTCATCATCAAGCCTCACCCCGGCGCGATCCTGCCGCTCGCGATCACCGTGCGCATCGCGCGCGACGTGCTGCGCGAAGCGGGCTTCGATCCGAACATCGTCACACTGCTCGCGACCGAAGGGAACGATGGCGCGCTCGTCCAAGATCTCGCGCTCCGTCCGGAAATCAAGCTGATCGACTTCACCGGCAGCTCGAAAAACGGCACCTGGCTCGAACGCAATGCGCATCAGGCACAGGTGTATACGGAGAAGGCGGGCGTCAACCAGATCGTGATCGATTCCGTCGACGACCTGAAGGCTGCCGTCAAGAACATCGCGTTCTCGCTCGCGCTCTACTCCGGCCAAATGTGTACCGCGCCGCAAAACATCTACGTTCCGCGCGATGGCATCCGCACCGCGGAAGGACACGTCAGCTTCGACGACGTCGCGCAGGCGATCGCCGGCGCCGTGCAGAAGCTGACGGGCGACCCGGCGCGCTCGGTCGATCTCATCGGCGCGCTTCAGAACGAAGGTGTCGCAGCGCGCATCGACGACGCGCGCAAGCTCGGCCGCGTGCTCACCGACAGCCAAGCGCTCGAGCATCCTGTATTCAAAGACGCGCGCGTGCGCACGCCGCTCGTGCTGCAGCTCGACGTCGCAGATCGGGCGAAGTACACGCAAGAATGGTTCGGCCCGATCTCGTTCGTCATCGCGACCGATTCGACTGCACAATCGCTCGATCTCGCCGGTTCAATCGCGGCCGAGCACGGCGCGCTCACGCTCTCCGTCTATAGCACGGACGATGCCATCGTCGAGGCGGCACACGAAGCAGCGGTGCGCGGTGGAGTCGCGCTGTCGATCAATCTGACAGGCGGCGTGTTCGTCAATCAATCGGCGGCGTTCTCCGACTTTCACGGTACGGGCGCCAATCCGGCCGCGAACGCGTCGCTCGCCGATGCCGCGTTCGTCGCGAACCGCTT
- a CDS encoding enoyl-CoA hydratase, protein MAYENILVETRGRVGLITLNRPKALNALNDALMDELGAALKAFDADEGIGAIVLMGSEKAFAAGADIGMMATYSYMDVFKGDYITRNWETVRQIRKPIIAAVAGFALGGGCELAMMCDIIFAADTAKFGQPEIKLGVLPGAGGTQRLPRAVSKAKAMDMCLTARFMDAEEAERAGLVSRILPADKLLDEALAAATTIAEFSLPAVMMAKEAVNRAYETTLAEGVHFERRLFHSAFATEDQKEGMAAFVEKRKPVFKHR, encoded by the coding sequence ATGGCTTACGAAAACATCCTGGTGGAGACGCGAGGCCGGGTGGGGCTGATTACGCTGAATCGTCCGAAGGCGCTGAACGCGTTGAACGACGCGCTGATGGACGAGCTCGGCGCGGCGCTCAAGGCGTTCGACGCGGACGAGGGCATTGGCGCCATCGTGCTGATGGGCAGCGAAAAGGCGTTCGCGGCCGGCGCGGACATCGGGATGATGGCGACCTATTCATACATGGATGTCTTCAAGGGCGACTACATCACGCGCAACTGGGAGACGGTGCGTCAGATCCGCAAGCCGATCATTGCGGCGGTGGCAGGTTTTGCGCTGGGTGGCGGCTGCGAGCTCGCGATGATGTGCGACATCATCTTTGCGGCAGACACCGCGAAGTTCGGTCAGCCCGAAATCAAGCTCGGCGTGCTGCCGGGCGCGGGCGGAACGCAGCGCCTGCCGCGTGCGGTGTCGAAGGCGAAGGCGATGGACATGTGCTTGACCGCGCGCTTCATGGATGCGGAGGAGGCTGAGCGCGCTGGCTTGGTGTCTCGGATCCTGCCGGCGGACAAACTGCTCGACGAGGCGCTTGCCGCAGCGACGACGATCGCCGAGTTCTCGCTGCCTGCCGTGATGATGGCGAAGGAGGCGGTCAATCGCGCATACGAGACCACGCTTGCGGAAGGCGTGCACTTCGAGCGTCGCTTGTTCCATTCAGCGTTCGCGACTGAAGATCAGAAGGAAGGGATGGCGGCGTTCGTCGAGAAGCGCAAGCCGGTCTTCAAGCATCGCTGA